tttggaaatttaataaaagttttaactttattttcCAAAGATTCATCTATAAATTTgcttctaaaatattttttttttcatatattgtaattacaattttttgaactttttattttgaaaaagagAATCATAATGGACGTCCAAGTAATCAATGTTACCCGTGCTCCGTGTGCTTTGTGTACCACCAAAAACAAAGTCTGCCCTCAAAATTGTGAATTTGCACCTTATTTTCCTGGAGAAAAGTATTATATTATCGTATATTTTTTTCGTTAGATTtgttattataaatatgatCAGTTAAGTTATTTGTTAATactaaacaatattaattatttttacagaAAAAATGAGTATAAAAATGCACATAAATTATTTGGTACCCCAAATATTATGAAGATGATACGATCCGCGTCcacagaaaaggaaaaaggcATGTTGGCATCGTCTATACTCATGGAAGGTACCGCTTGGGAAACTGATCCAGTTAAAGGTGGATTTGGAATAATCCAAAAGCTAAAGTGGAATATATTACTACGTAAACTTTACCTCAATGAACTAAAGGAGAAGATTAaaggtgtagaagaagaaaccaagctTCATCTTtaaattaatgataaaatatgttgtatatcatttatgGATATCACATATCTTATATTATGTATCCAtcttttcttatttgataaatatttcTGATTATGTgaatcaaaaataaatgtattgatatatatgactaatatgataatttttaataaataaatgatgtGATTAGTGTTTTTGTGCATAAATTCAAATCCTAGAAAGACATATTGTACATATAAAAGTCGAagttataaaaatttgaatttttttaaattacgaTGTAAACACATGGCGGAAACGCTCGAACTATAAACTtcgattgattgttgtttgggtTTGAATGGTGATTGTGGTCAAGACGGCTAAATCCGTCAGCGGTTTAGTCTGCCCCAAAAATAGGGCGGATAGCAGACCAATGCAGACCAGATTTATTTGCACACAACAATAGTTTGCAGTTGGTCCGCAGCGATTTTCTTTCTATATGTCTTTTGGATCGTACCACTATGGACTAAATTtgtgaatggtaaataaaaagcggtctACTCCACTAACGGATTTGACCGCCCTGACTGCAGTCACCATTCAGacccaaatttattattttggaaGATACGATAGCTCTTTGGAGAAAAAATGAGTATctaaatagaaatatattttaatcagtAATTatcttttgaatatataattgtacacagtaataaatatatactgCCTTATTACTTTTTAGTCATAATCATTATcgttatatattaaatagtgtttataattatgaaattctaaaaaaaaatacaaaaacacaacttAAATTTATATgcataaattatttatttttctatatttacgTATGACATGGTTTATAGTCTTTCATATTAAAGCTGCAAATGATtgcttaaaattaaaaaatgagttgaataaaattgagttgaataatattcaactcattcatctccaaaatagtggtcgaacaagttgaacatttttgctgtaggattagtttatttttccgACTTCTTAAGTTGAAAGGGCTGAATAGTTTTTTCCAACCTCTTCAACCTTTTCAATGCAAATAGTAAAAAttggttaaataatttttttcaacctgTCCAATCTCTTCAAACTTGCAACCATTTGCAGATAAGTTAGCCAAACTTCCCTTTTCCcacctaattgtaattttatatcttACTCGTCACCTCCTTAATATATTGTATTGTAGCACGCCTACTGATAACCTAGATTGCATTGAAACAGAAACGCGGATACGTTGAagcgaaacgtttcggaaacagaaaacaattttttctgAAATTAGGAAATGGATTCATTTTGGAaacgtatgtatatatatttatatctttctatatatatatatacaataaaacactaaacataaaaattatatcaaaagcttcaaaatataaatattaaatagttgtattaaaacactaattatattatatatttatatttataatgaagttttatatttccaaattatttatttattaagtttcaaactaaaaaaaataatttccatCATGTTTCCAAAACGGAAATGGAGTTTGCATCGTATTTCCAAACagaaatttctaaaaatcttgttttttacCTTGTTTCCAAGTTTACacgaattttcgttttttaaatgTTTCGGAAAAAGGAAACAGACCTAAAAAAGTTTCCATGCTACAAATTTCAATGGGAATTtgctgtgaaaaaaaaatgatttgcaTACCAATAATAACCCGAGAACGTCACACTGTATGtggtgcacacaaaaaaaaaacgtcataCTGTATGTATATTATATGCTCAAAATGTCAAACTCATTAATACATCACAAAGCTCATCAAAGTGGGAAGAGAATAGTCTGTGACAAATTGGTATCAACGTAGCAACAGCACTCAACGTATCCGAGCAGCCTCAATTATGACTGCACCATTTTGGTTGTATCTATAAAGTCATTGTATAACTCTGTAACTGTGGTGAAAAGTACATAACTCTTTGAAATGAAACTGGAACTGATCTTCATACCATCACCTGGTGACGGACACCTCCGGCCATTAGTGGAGTTGGCTAAGCTCCTTGTCGACGGCGATGGCCGTCTCTCCATCACCGTCGTCATCATCCCTTCAATGCAAGGAATCGGTACCGAAAGCTCTTCCTCCtacatctcttctctctccaccGCGTCCACAGATCATCTACGCTACAACGTCCTAACCATGGCGGATATATCAAACTCCGTTGACAGTAAGCCGGATTTTGAATCCTACTTAGAGAGCTATAAACCGGTGGTGAAAGCCACGGTGGCTAAAGTCACTGACCCTTCCCGACCTGACTCGAGGCGGCTTGCTGGATTCGTGGTGGACATGCTCTACACTACGATGATCGATGTCGCCAATGAATTTGGCGTTCCGAGTTACCTGTTCTTTCCTTCTAACGCTACGTTTCTAGGATTACAGCTGCATGTTCAGTACCTTTACGACGTTAAGAAATACGACGTCAGCGAGTTGAAGGATTCGAAGGGCACCAAGTTGGAGGTCCCAAGTTTGACTCGTTCTTTACCGGTTAAGTGTTTCCCCTCTTTGATGTTATCCAAGGAGAGGTTGCGGATTGTGTCTCAAATCAGAAGATTCCGCGAAACAAAGGGTATTTTGATAAATACGTTTACAGAGCTTGAGCCTCAAGCAATGAAGTTTTTCTCTAGTGGAGATCATTCTCTTCCTACGGTGTACACAGTTGGACCGGTTTTGAATCTCAAAATCAACAGTCCAAAATCAGGAGAGGATAAGCAACTGGATATTCTAAAGTGGCTCGATAAGCAGCCACGTAAATCCATTGTGTTCCTCTGTTTTGGGAGCATGGGAGGATTCCGTGAGGAACAAGCAAAGGAGATCGCAATCGCGTTAGAGCGCAGCGGTCACAGATTTGTCTGGTCTCTTCGTCGTGCTCAACCACAAGGAACGATGAGACCTCCGGGAGAATTTACAAATCTTGATGAGGTTCTCCCGGAGGGATTCCTAGAACGAACGGCGGAAATCGGTAAGATCATAGGTTGGGCTCCACAAAGCGCCATACTAGCGAATCCTGCGATCGGAGGATTCGTGTCCTactgtggatggaactcgacACTAGAGAGTCTTTGGTTCGGTGTTCCGATCGCTACGTGGCCACTTTACGCCGAGCAACAATTTAACGCG
The Camelina sativa cultivar DH55 chromosome 15, Cs, whole genome shotgun sequence DNA segment above includes these coding regions:
- the LOC104746613 gene encoding LOB domain-containing protein 9-like; translation: MDVQVINVTRAPCALCTTKNKVCPQNCEFAPYFPGEKKNEYKNAHKLFGTPNIMKMIRSASTEKEKGMLASSILMEGTAWETDPVKGGFGIIQKLKWNILLRKLYLNELKEKIKGVEEETKLHL
- the LOC104746614 gene encoding UDP-glycosyltransferase 71B2-like, which translates into the protein MKLELIFIPSPGDGHLRPLVELAKLLVDGDGRLSITVVIIPSMQGIGTESSSSYISSLSTASTDHLRYNVLTMADISNSVDSKPDFESYLESYKPVVKATVAKVTDPSRPDSRRLAGFVVDMLYTTMIDVANEFGVPSYLFFPSNATFLGLQLHVQYLYDVKKYDVSELKDSKGTKLEVPSLTRSLPVKCFPSLMLSKERLRIVSQIRRFRETKGILINTFTELEPQAMKFFSSGDHSLPTVYTVGPVLNLKINSPKSGEDKQLDILKWLDKQPRKSIVFLCFGSMGGFREEQAKEIAIALERSGHRFVWSLRRAQPQGTMRPPGEFTNLDEVLPEGFLERTAEIGKIIGWAPQSAILANPAIGGFVSYCGWNSTLESLWFGVPIATWPLYAEQQFNAFEMVEELGLAVEIRNSFRPETELMTADEIERGIRCLMEHDCDVRHKVKEMSAKSHVALMDGGSSHTALIKFRQDVTKNIHKS